The following coding sequences are from one Panicum hallii strain FIL2 chromosome 5, PHallii_v3.1, whole genome shotgun sequence window:
- the LOC112892875 gene encoding probable N-acetyltransferase HLS1, which translates to MWKTHVFRGALGPMLQQIDPKYDIPNGEPAVVEVSSGEEPPCQKGSSVETPEGVDVPIRALITLCNPGVTDSGSPSASAAASTAPLGLQVIDSCLEGPFPALAIADSPVREREAAAGQQLAQDRAIDSMAAVAPEDDGGAPVAVREFDAHSERDRAAVERLERACEVGPSGGKLCLFTDLLGDPLCRVRHSPAYLMLVAEAAGGSLGGAEVVGIVRGCVKTVACGRGSNIFSKVAYLLGLRVSPGHRRRGIGRRLVERMEEWFRQMGAEYAYVATDRDNEPSLRLFTARCGYAKFRTPSVLVHPVSRHDLAPSRSRRIAVVELAPRDAERLYRERLGDVEFFPRDIDAVLSNALSLGTFLAVPDGAARPWRGVDAFLAAPSESWAVASVWNCKDAFRLEVRGAPRLWRAAARATRAADRALSPWLRVPSVPNLFEPFGMHFLYGLGGAGPAAPRMARAAGARVVATEVGACDPLRAGVPHWPRLRAEDLWCIKRLADGYGDGALGDWTKAPPGASIFVDPREF; encoded by the exons atgtggaaaactcatgttttccgaggaGCCCTGGGTCCGATGCTTCAACAGATCGACCCTAAATATGACATCCCCAATGGAGAG CCtgctgttgtagaagtctccagcggggaggagcccccatgtcagAAAGGTTCGTCTGTGGAGACGCCGGAGGGCGTGGACGTACCCATCAGGGCCCTGATCACCCTTTGCAATCCTGGTGTGACAGACTCGGGGagcccttctgcatcggctgctgCCTCAACTGCTCCGCTAGGTCTGCAGGTCATTGACTCCTGTCTGGAAGGGCCCTTCCCCGCCTTGGCTATTGCTGATTCCCCTGTacgagag CGAGAGGCAGCAGCCGGCCAGCAGCTAGCCCAGGATCGAGCGATCGATTCGATGGCCGCGGTGGCGCCGGAAGACGACGGCGGGGCGCCCGTGGCGGTGCGGGAGTTCGACGCCCACAGCGAGCGCGACCGCGCCGCCGTGGAGCGGCTAGAGCGCGCCTGCGAGGTGGGGCCCAGCGGCGGCAAGCTCTGCCTCTTCACCGACCTCCTCGGCGACCCGCTCTGCCGCGTCCGCCACTCCCCGGCCTACCTCATGCTC GTCGCGGAGGCTGCGGGCGGGTCCCTTGGTGGCGCGGAGGTCGTCGGCATCGTGCGCGGCTGCGTCAAGACCGTGGCGTGCGGCCGCGGCAGCAACATCTTCTCCAAGGTCGCCTACCTCCTTGGCCTCCGCGTGTCCCCGGGCCACCGGCGGCGTGGCATCGGCCGCCGCCTGGTCGAGCGCATGGAGGAGTGGTTCCGGCAGATGGGCGCCGAGTACGCCTATGTCGCCACCGACCGCGACAACGAGCCGTCGCTGCGCCTCTTCACCGCGCGCTGCGGCTACGCCAAGTTCCGCACCCCCTCCGTGCTCGTGCACCCCGTCTCCCGCCACGACCTCGCGCCGTCGCGCTCGCGCCGGATCGCCGTCGTCGAGCTCGCGCCGCGCGACGCCGAGCGCCTCTACCGCGAGCGCCTCGGCGACGTCGAGTTCTTCCCGCGCGACATCGACGCCGTGCTGTCCAACGCCCTCTCGCTCGGCACGTTCCTGGCCGTGCCCgacggggcggcgcggccgtggcGCGGCGTGGACGCGTTCCTGGCCGCGCCGTCGGAGTCGTGGGCGGTGGCCAGCGTGTGGAACTGCAAGGACGCGTTCCGCCTCGAGGTGCGCGGCGCCCCGAGGCTGTggcgcgccgcggcgcgcgccaCCCGCGCCGCCGACCGCGCGCTCTCGCCGTGGCTCCGCGTCCCGTCCGTGCCCAACCTCTTCGAGCCGTTCGGGATGCACTTCCTCTACGgcctcggcggcgccggcccggccgcgccgcggatGGCGCGCGCCGCCGGGGCGCGCGTCGTGGCCACCGAGGTCGGCGCGTGCGACCCGCTCCGCGCCGGCGTGCCGCACTGGCCGAGGCTCCGCGCTGAGGACCTCTGGTGCATCAAGCGGCTCGCCGACGGGTACGGCGACGGCGCGCTCGGCGACTGGACCAAGGCGCCGCCAGGCGCCTCCATCTTCGTCGACCCGAGGGAGTTCTAG
- the LOC112893096 gene encoding probable F-box protein At5g36000 — translation MGKAISLLRPPQPPQEDEEGVMELRKRPRPRRVDPDFVSSPPPVPPRKRARKQAAATKRQPPTKRERRPAVGIGCPVAGLHRVTCGRQPPPPPRMSTRVLFRPRRPFNWYEPDLWTEVAKHLCGFDLLRLSFSCRWFHRLLADDSIWRYAFFRDLDLSDANPRVHRPLYRSWRHLYFAAFDGTHAYSLCQSGEHRSSWRIGSFLLDSPQMLLMGKLPVPKWLPPDPDDVQAGIEMMGACKLHNARPGIWITDMHVMRCPMCNRNSCRGNKQILDARHSELFLEEAYWDQTLQYEHLGEHFQDEEVADAFCAIVNAKRLASPSTAFILSKSWAGKCDDLLTKQCASATAAAIHTNLQPNGGLASQFEAMRDTARDGQIVSVRISQILF, via the exons ATGGGCAAAGCCATCTccctcctccggccaccgcAACCACCCCAAGAGGACGAGGAGGGGGTGATGGAGCTGCGGAAGCGCCCGAGGCCGCGGCGCGTCGACCCGGACTTCGTCTCGTCCCCGCCACCCGTGCCGCCGAGGAAGCGGGCGCGGAAGCAGGCAGCGGCGACGAAGCGGCAGCCACCGACGAAGAGGGAGAGGCGCCCGGCGGTGGGCATCGGGTGCCCCGTCGCGGGGCTCCATCGCGTGACGTGCGgccggcagccgccgccgccgccgcgcatgtCGACGCGCGTCCTCTTCCGCCCTCGCCGCCCCTTCAACTG GTACGAGCCGGACCTGTGGACGGAGGTGGCCAAGCACCTGTGCGGCTTCGACCTGCTGCGCCTCTCCTTCAGCTGCCGCTGGTTCCAccgcctcctcgccgacgaCTCCATCTGGCGCTACGCTTTCTTCCGCGACCTCGACCTCTCTGATGCCAACCCGCGCGTTCATCGCCCGCTCTACCGCTCCTGGCGCCACCTCTACTTTGCCGCCTTCG ATGGCACCCACGCGTACTCGCTCTGCCAGAGCGGCGAGCACCGCA GTTCGTGGCGGATCGGGTCGTTCCTGCTGGACTCGCCGCAGATGCTGCTGATGGGGAAGCTGCCGGTGCCGAAGTGGCTGCCGCCGGATCCCGACGACGTGCAGGCCGGCATCGAGATGATGGGCGCCTGCAAGCTCCACAACGCCCGCCCCGGAATCTGGATCACAG ACATGCATGTGATGCGATGCCCAATGTGCAACCGCAACAGCTGCCGAG GGAACAAGCAGATTTTGGACGCACGCCACTCTGAGCTGTTCCTGGAGGAGGCGTACTGGGATCAGACCTTGCAGTACGAGCACCTTGGCGAGCACTTCCAGGACGAGGAGGTCGCCGACGCCTTCTGCGCCATCGTCAACGCAAAGCGCCTCGCTTCCCCATCCACTGCCT TTATCCTCAGCAAGTCCTGGGCCGGAAAGTGCGACGACCTGCTGACCAAGCAATGTGCCTCCGCGACCGCTGCTGCCATCCACACCAACCTCCAGCCCAACGGAG GGTTGGCATCGCAGTTCGAGGCGATGCGGGACACGGCCCGGGACGGGCAGATCGTGTCCGTGAGGATCTCGCAGATCCTCTTCTGA
- the LOC112893097 gene encoding vesicle transport protein SFT2B, whose amino-acid sequence MDALTRLHRSLVGGGGDEEEDLPEESILGDTEDLCSLSQLQRVYAFAACLAAGLALMILSFIVFARPIKFAVMFTFGNMLAVGSTAFVMGPQKQLRMMFDPVRLYATAIYVGCVVLALIFALWIHDKLLTLIAIICEICALFWYSLSYIPFARRMVSDLMVKFCDTEL is encoded by the exons ATGGACGCGCTCACCCGCCTCCACCGCTCCcttgtcggcggcggcggcgacgaggaggaggacctGCCGGAGGAATCCATCCTGGGGGACACCGAGGACCTCTGCTCCCTCTCCCAGCTCCAG AGGGTCTACGCGTTCGCGGCGTGCTTGGCGGCTGGACTCGCCCTGATGATCCTG TCTTTTATTGTATTCGCTAGACCTATCAAATTCGCAGTCATGTTTACGTTTGGAAACATGTTGGCAGTTGGGAG CACAGCCTTTGTTATGGGGCCACAGAAACAGCTAAGGATGATGTTTGATCCAGTTCGTTTGTATGCAACAGCTATTTATGTTGGATGTGTTGTTTTGGCTCTAATCTTTGCTCTTTGG ATTCATGACAAGCTGCTAACGCTGATTGCGATCATATGTGAGATCTGTGCCCTGTTTTG GTACAGTTTGAGCTACATACCTTTCGCGCGAAGGATGGTTTCTGACCTGATGGTGAAGTTCTGTGACACTGAACTTTGA